The Ichthyobacterium seriolicida sequence CTATGATTTTAGTGTTTTCATACACTAGTCCTTTAGTGTAAATTATATTTTGAAGTTCTCTTTCTAAAAATTTATCAGTCTTATCCTTGCTAAAGGAGACATTTTCTACTATTAATTCTATTAATATTTTTTTTACTGGTAAATACAGCGCTGAATTCTCTATTTCTAGTTTCTGTATTATATGATCGATTGCATCATCTTTTTGATACATCTCTTCGAAGATAATATCTCTATAAACATTATCTTCCACGATGCTAACTACCTGATCAGCAGATTTGATATTAACACCAGATTTTACAAGTCCCTTATTATAAATTTCTTTTAAATGCCTTAAAACTCTATGGGATAAGTTATTTTTTTCTATTATATCTCTGTATGGTATAACATCTAAAAGAGAGAGGCGTTTACTTATATTTTCTAAGATATTTGGAACTATTTCATCATTTTTTATGAAGTATAACTTAGAATTATTTTTTATGATATTCTCTTCAGCCTCTATTTCTTTTTCGCTTTTTATTATGGGAAAATCAAATTTGGAATAAAGAGTTTTATTCATCCAAGGTTTTCCTTTTTGATATTCGTATTGGAAGTTATTTTTTTTAGGAAATATATACACTGTAAAAAATATCGCAAAAACAAACATCGATATTCTATACACTTTTCGAGTATTCTTTAATTCTAAATTGGGGAAAAACATAGGTTTTTATACGCAGATTTTAAGTGTAAAAAAAGACCCAAATTTAAATAGTATTTGCTAGAATATCTAATTTTAGAAAGAGTAACCAATAGAAAATAGGTTTATCATCCCCCCACTATATTGATAAGTACTATTTTTAGTAAATCCAACTCCATATGTCATTCCTAATGCTATATCGATACAGATACTAGTGCCTGTTATAATATGTTGATATCCAACTAGTAAGTCTGAGTTTAATAAATCTCTATCCTCCTTGTTATGTTTATCATCTTTATTATCTTCCTTATAAATCTTCCCATACCCTAAAGAAGGAAATAAATAAAGACCTATAGGAGCGCTATTTGAAAAATAATATCTAAAACCGCCATTTGCTGCCCAATAGAAATAATGGAAATTTGTATAATCTTCAATATGAGTTAGTATTTCAATATTTAGAGATAATTTATCATTCATAACCCTTTCATATCTAGGAATTGCATTTAGAGTTTTCACACGAAAAACTACAGTGTTTATCATAGATAATAATACACCACTTGCACTAATCTTAATTATGTTTTTAGCTTTTGTTTCCACATTGTCACTAGGATTATTTTGGGCATTTATAGATGGATTAAAAATAAATAAGACTGTGAGTACTAAAAATATTTTTCTCATAATACGTTTTTTTATTGTGAGATTAATAACATATTCTGTTTACGATAAATAACTAAAAATTTAGTTTTGTGAATTATATTCCTAAAAAAGATAACCGACAGAACAAACACCCGTTGACTGAATAGGTCGATCAAGACCTGTATTTATACCTGATCTAATTCCTAATGCCAAATCAAAATAAATATCAGTACCAAGTATAGTATTCTGATATCCAATTAGTATTCCTAGATTGAAGCCATATAGACTATCGGTTTTACTCATATGTGATGAAGCAGACAAGTAATAACCTATAGGAGCATTAGTTGAAAAATAACCTGTAGGAACACCATTTGAAAAATAATATCTAAAAGCGACATCTACATTTAAAAAGTGAAAACTAATATCCATAGTTTCTGTCATTACATCAATATAAATAGAGAATTTATTATTTATAACCCTTTCATAACCAAGTGATAGTATAGATAATTTAAAACTATAACTGTCGTCATACAAGTCTCGTATTAAAGGACTTAATGAAGGACTTAATGAAGGAACTAAAATGTCAATTACATTTGTCTTAATTATATTTTTACCTTTTATATCTATACTATTGCTAGGATTATATTGGGCATTTATAGATGACTTAAAAACAAATAAAAGAACAAAAAGTAAAAATATTTTTCTCATAATGCGTTTTTTTTAAAAAAGACTTTGTCTGAAAATCAAATCTATAATTTAATATGCTATAGATTTAGATTATTACATTTTACGCGAGTTTATTAGAATTATACAAATTCCAATAAAGAGTAGAAATCTAAGTTCGATTAATAAACTTGAGCTGAATAGAGTTTCTTCTTCCCTTCTGATTAATTAGGGTGCTAATATAGATTTTCCCCATATATCTTTTTCCTTTTTATATAATATGCGGTTGTGTAATCTATCTTCTTTGTCTTGCCAAAATTCCATTTGTACTGGATTTATTATATAGCCTCCCCAATTTTTTGGTCTGTATATCCTATCTATCTCGAATTTACTTTTGAATTCATCCCATCTCTTTTCTAAAAAATCACGCGATTCTATCTGCTCACTCTGAGGAGAGGCCCAAGCGCTTATCTGACTTCCCAAAGGTCGGGAACTATAATATTTATCAGATTCTGTATCGTTTATCTTTTCTGCTATGCCGTTTATGTTTATCTGTCTCTTAAAATTTTGCCAAAAAAAAGTAAGAGAAACTCTGGGATTATTCTCTATAGCTCTCCCCTTTTCACTTTGGTAATTGGTAAAAAACACAAATCCTTTTTGGCAAAAACTCTTTAGTAATACAACTCTAGATCTGGGATATCCATTTGATTGTAAAGTAGATAATACCATCACATCGTAATTTGTTGGATCTTCTTTTTTAGCATGACAAAACCACTTGGAAAACTCAACTATAGGGTCACTATCGGTATTAATTAAGTTTATATCCATTGGTTAATATTCGGATTTTGAGATAATCTTTTAAATATCAATTTCTAGACCGTCATATGCTAAGAATATATTCTCTGGCAATTCTCTTTGAACTTCACAGTGAAAACCCATTGATTCACTAATATGAGTTATATAGGCTTTTTTAGGATTAACTTCTCTTATCAGAGCCAAAGCCTGATCTAAATTAAAATGAGAAAAATGTTCTTCTTTTCTAAAAGCACTTATTATCAAGTTATCTAGATTAGATATCTTTTCTTTTTCACTTTCTTCTATTTTAGAGATGTCTGTTATATATGCTGTTTTTTTGACTATATAGCCTAAAATAGGAAGTTTTCCATGTATTACCTCAACTGGAATAAACTTTACATCGCCTATAAAAAACTCTTTTTTAACATCTATAATATGCTCTTCCAAACGAGGAACAGAGTCGTATTTATGTTCTAAATACATATAAGAATACCTATCTCTAATAGCTTTTATAACTCTATGCTGTCCATATATAGGCATATCTTTTTTATCCATCTGCCATATGGCTTTTATATCATCTATGCCAGCTACGTGATCGGAATGCTCATGAGTGAAAATAATAGCTCTTAACTTATAACATCCAACTTTCAACATTTGTTGTCTAAAATCAGGGCCACAGTCTATTAAGTAATTTAGACCTTTTATAGTCAATAAAGCCGATGATCTCAATCTGATATCTCTTTCTCTTGCATACAAACTCACAGGATTTTTAGACCCTATCTCTGGAATGCCTTTTGACGCTCCAGTTCCCAAGAAAATTAATTTATCGCCCATTACAACGCCCTAAACTAAATGATTTTTTCCCATATATGAAGATCTCACTAAAGGACCACTTTCCACATATTTAAATCCCATTTCTATTCCTATCTTCTTATATTCTTGAAAAACTTCAGGTTTAATGAATTCTATAACAGGCAAGTGTTTAGGGGTAGGTTGAAGATATTGACCTATGGTCACAATGTCTACTTTATGATCTTTTAAATCTATCAGCGTATCTATGACTTCAGATTTTTTTTCTCCAAGTCCTAACATGATACCTGTTTTAGTTCTTTTCTGTTTGTTTTCTTTAATGTACTTGAGCACTTCTAAACTCCTTTCGTATTTGGCTTGTATTCTCACAGCACGTGTCAACCTCTTGACTGTCTCCATATTATGAGATATGATCTCTGGAGCTACCTTTATGAGTCTATCTATATTTTTTGTCTTACCAGCAAAATCTGGGATTAATGTTTCCAAAGTAGTATTGGGATTTATACGCCTTACAGCCTTTACAGTTTCAGCCCAAATGATAGATCCTCCATCTTCTAATTCGTCTCTATCTACCGATGTGAGCACAGCGTGTTTTATATTCATCCGCTGTATGGACTGTGCAACTTTATCCGGTTCATTCCAATCCACTGGAAGAGGCCTCCCAGTATAAACAGCACAAAAACCACACGACCTAGTGCATATATTTCCTAATATCATAAAAGTAGCTGTTCCCTGTCCCCAACACTCTCCCATATTAGGGCATTTACCGCTCTCGCATATAGTGTGAAGTTTATAATTATCAACTACCTTTCTGAGATTTGTGTATTTTTTTCCTATAGGTAATTTTACCTTTAACCATTTTGGTTTTTCCTTCTTTACAGGAGGAGACATTAATTCCATTTAGTTCCAAAATTAAAGGTTATGTAAAATCCAGCGAAATAACTATAATTTTTAGCTAAGTGCATCATGGGTATCTCTTTAAAAAAATAATCTATCACAGCACCTACCTCTAAGGAGGTGATCTTTTTTCTAAGTAAATGCCAATCGAATACTAAACCTCCTTTAATATAGGTTCCAGGACAGATGACACTCTCACTAATGCCATTGAAAAATGAAGTATCTCTAATAATATTTATGTAATCGTGTTTTAAAGGATCGTATCTCTCTATGTTTTTTTCTTCCTCTTTTTTTACCATAAAGGGAACGGGAGCTATCTCTAAATATACTGGAACTAATACTCCAAGAGAAAAACCACCGTAAAGGATATATTCTATACTTACACTGCCCACTTCTCGTTTAGGTATGATTTCATATATACGACCCCATCCAATCCTAAAGGATAAAAAATCATTTAGTTTGCCATAAACAAACCTATTACTAATATCGCCCTGATATATGCTATTGGTTTTTATCTCTTTCTCGTGCTGAAATATAGAAAATTCTAATTCAAAGGAATTTTTATAAAAAGCCATTTCTCCATAGAAATACCTCATATTCAACAAATAAGCATTAGAGGCAAATCCACCACCCCCTGAAATCATTTTTGTGTATATTAAACCACCTAAATCTGGAGAACCTATGTCTATTTGTTGGTTTTGTGCAAATACCCTTGAACTAAGCAATAAAATAATTGATATATAAACAAACCCTTTATACAAAATCAATATTTGAAATATTTAGAGCTGCTAAATTAGAAAAATTACTCCTAATCCTATTCACATTCACTCTAAAACTCTAATATTTCTCTTTTGGATGAACTATTTCCATCTCATCTATGAGGTGTTTAGAATCCGCAAATTTATCTATCACAAATAATATATAACGAATATCTACCATAATATTCCTACATATAGATGGATCGTAATTTATATCACTCATAGTTCCTTCCCATACTCTATCAAAGTTCAAGCCTATTAAATTTCCATGGGCATCTATGGCTGGACTCCCAGAATTCCCTCCTGTAGTGTGATTGCTACCTAAGAAACAAACAGGCATCTTACCATCTTTGCCATAAATGCCGTAATCTTTCTTTTGATATAAGTCAATTAACTTTTGAGGTAAATCAAATTC is a genomic window containing:
- the pdxH gene encoding pyridoxamine 5'-phosphate oxidase; translated protein: MDINLINTDSDPIVEFSKWFCHAKKEDPTNYDVMVLSTLQSNGYPRSRVVLLKSFCQKGFVFFTNYQSEKGRAIENNPRVSLTFFWQNFKRQININGIAEKINDTESDKYYSSRPLGSQISAWASPQSEQIESRDFLEKRWDEFKSKFEIDRIYRPKNWGGYIINPVQMEFWQDKEDRLHNRILYKKEKDIWGKSILAP
- the lipA gene encoding lipoyl synthase, coding for MELMSPPVKKEKPKWLKVKLPIGKKYTNLRKVVDNYKLHTICESGKCPNMGECWGQGTATFMILGNICTRSCGFCAVYTGRPLPVDWNEPDKVAQSIQRMNIKHAVLTSVDRDELEDGGSIIWAETVKAVRRINPNTTLETLIPDFAGKTKNIDRLIKVAPEIISHNMETVKRLTRAVRIQAKYERSLEVLKYIKENKQKRTKTGIMLGLGEKKSEVIDTLIDLKDHKVDIVTIGQYLQPTPKHLPVIEFIKPEVFQEYKKIGIEMGFKYVESGPLVRSSYMGKNHLV
- a CDS encoding MBL fold metallo-hydrolase, with product MGDKLIFLGTGASKGIPEIGSKNPVSLYARERDIRLRSSALLTIKGLNYLIDCGPDFRQQMLKVGCYKLRAIIFTHEHSDHVAGIDDIKAIWQMDKKDMPIYGQHRVIKAIRDRYSYMYLEHKYDSVPRLEEHIIDVKKEFFIGDVKFIPVEVIHGKLPILGYIVKKTAYITDISKIEESEKEKISNLDNLIISAFRKEEHFSHFNLDQALALIREVNPKKAYITHISESMGFHCEVQRELPENIFLAYDGLEIDI